Proteins encoded together in one Mycobacterium simiae window:
- a CDS encoding cytochrome P450, which yields MPATISTPHYLLDQARRRFTPSINNFPGMGIVERRLLNTDFPERKLAEPPPGSGLKAAVGDAGLPVIGHIIEMLRGGPDYLLHLYQTKGPVVFGDSPVLPGIAALGPDAAQVIYSNRNKDYSQQGWVPVIGPFFNRGLMLLDFEEHMFHRRIMQEAFIRSRLISYVEQMDRVVSQTIANDWVPNDARFLLYPAMKELTLDIASMVFMGHEPGTDHELVTKVNKAFAITTRAGNAIIRTPVPPFTWWRGLKARELLENYFRERVKEQRANPGTDLLSVLCETEDEDGNKFSDDDIVNHMIFLMMAAHDTSTSTVTTMAYNLATHPQWQQRCREESDRLGDGPLDIDALDKLETLDLVMNESIRLVTPVQWAMRQTVRDTELLGYYIPKGTNVIAYPGVNHRLPELWTDPLKFDPERFTEPRNEHKRHRYAFTPFGGGAHKCIGMTFGQLEIKTILHRLLRRYRLEPPRPGYKCEWDYGGMPVPKDGMPIVLRPL from the coding sequence ATGCCCGCCACCATCAGCACCCCGCATTACCTGCTCGACCAGGCACGACGCCGGTTCACGCCGTCGATCAACAACTTTCCCGGCATGGGGATCGTCGAGCGCAGGCTGCTGAACACCGACTTCCCGGAGCGCAAGCTCGCCGAGCCGCCGCCGGGCAGCGGGCTCAAGGCCGCCGTCGGCGACGCGGGCCTGCCGGTCATCGGGCACATCATCGAGATGCTGCGCGGCGGCCCGGACTATCTGTTGCACCTGTATCAGACCAAGGGCCCGGTGGTGTTCGGGGATTCCCCGGTGCTGCCGGGCATTGCGGCCCTGGGCCCGGACGCCGCCCAGGTCATCTACTCCAACCGGAACAAGGACTACTCCCAGCAGGGCTGGGTGCCGGTAATCGGTCCGTTCTTCAATCGCGGCCTGATGCTGCTCGACTTCGAAGAGCACATGTTTCACCGGCGGATCATGCAGGAGGCTTTCATCCGCTCCCGCCTGATCAGCTACGTCGAGCAGATGGACCGAGTGGTCTCGCAGACGATCGCCAACGACTGGGTGCCCAATGACGCACGCTTCCTGCTCTACCCGGCAATGAAGGAACTGACGCTCGACATCGCGTCGATGGTGTTCATGGGCCACGAGCCGGGCACCGACCACGAGCTGGTGACCAAGGTCAACAAGGCGTTCGCGATCACCACGCGCGCCGGCAACGCGATTATCCGCACGCCCGTGCCGCCGTTCACCTGGTGGCGCGGCCTCAAGGCGCGCGAGTTACTGGAGAACTACTTCCGCGAGCGGGTCAAGGAACAACGCGCGAATCCCGGGACCGACCTGCTGTCGGTGTTATGCGAAACCGAAGACGAGGACGGCAACAAGTTCAGCGACGACGACATCGTCAACCACATGATCTTCCTGATGATGGCCGCCCACGACACCTCGACGTCGACGGTTACCACGATGGCCTACAACTTAGCCACGCATCCGCAGTGGCAGCAGCGCTGCCGCGAAGAATCCGACCGGCTCGGCGACGGACCGCTGGACATCGATGCCCTCGACAAGCTGGAGACGCTCGATCTGGTGATGAACGAGTCGATCCGGCTGGTCACTCCCGTACAGTGGGCCATGCGACAGACCGTGCGCGACACCGAGCTGTTGGGCTACTACATCCCGAAGGGCACCAACGTCATCGCCTACCCCGGCGTGAATCATCGACTGCCCGAATTGTGGACTGACCCACTGAAGTTCGACCCCGAGCGGTTCACCGAGCCGCGCAACGAACACAAACGGCACCGCTACGCCTTCACACCGTTCGGCGGCGGGGCCCACAAGTGCATCGGGATGACCTTCGGGCAGTTAGAGATCAAGACGATTCTGCATCGCCTGCTGCGCCGGTACCGGTTGGAGCCGCCCCGCCCGGGCTACAAGTGCGAGTGGGACTACGGCGGCATGCCCGTGCCGAAAGACGGCATGCCGATCGTGTTGCGTCCGCTCTGA
- a CDS encoding sensor histidine kinase: MMESGSAEVTTGTGNGYRAFVHSAFLFRSHLEYVDAVVPFILEGLATDEPVLVAVPGEYLALLRKALGGHGSTSGLQLVDIAEVGRNPSRFLAVEGSFAQQNVDRPARIVSQVFWPGRSADEFVACTQHEALVNSAFDGRPLTVLCLFDAQRLGDDILASARATHPTLYEGGALHDSPDYAPGEVLARCNQPLPANPGAVTYMVRKSDDLKPARSFAVNYAGWVGLSQDGIEDLQLVATELATNSLMYTDGACRLAFWRDDDYLVCEARDSGRLDDPLVGRLDPGPTGPASRGLFLVNAISDLVRTHTGSTGTTIQAYLRMTPSSGPVG, from the coding sequence ATGATGGAAAGCGGGAGCGCCGAGGTGACGACGGGCACGGGAAACGGATATCGCGCCTTCGTCCACTCGGCCTTTCTTTTCCGCTCTCATTTGGAGTACGTAGACGCGGTCGTGCCCTTTATTCTCGAGGGCCTGGCAACGGATGAACCGGTACTCGTCGCGGTTCCCGGTGAGTACCTGGCGTTGCTGAGAAAGGCGTTGGGCGGGCACGGGTCGACGTCTGGTCTACAGCTGGTCGACATTGCCGAGGTTGGCCGCAACCCGAGTCGTTTCTTGGCGGTGGAAGGCTCTTTCGCGCAGCAGAATGTCGACCGGCCCGCGCGGATCGTCAGCCAGGTGTTCTGGCCCGGCCGGAGCGCGGACGAATTCGTGGCGTGCACACAACACGAGGCCTTGGTCAACAGCGCGTTCGACGGGCGGCCGCTGACCGTGTTGTGTCTGTTCGACGCCCAACGGCTGGGCGACGACATCCTCGCGAGCGCACGCGCCACGCACCCGACGCTGTACGAAGGCGGTGCCCTCCACGACAGCCCCGACTACGCACCCGGTGAGGTGTTGGCGCGGTGCAACCAGCCGCTGCCGGCGAACCCGGGGGCCGTGACGTACATGGTGCGTAAGTCGGACGACCTGAAACCGGCGCGGTCGTTCGCCGTGAACTACGCCGGCTGGGTAGGCCTGTCCCAAGACGGCATCGAGGATCTGCAACTGGTCGCCACCGAGCTGGCCACCAACAGCCTGATGTACACCGACGGCGCATGCCGGCTGGCTTTTTGGCGCGACGACGACTATTTGGTGTGCGAGGCGCGCGACAGCGGCCGGCTCGACGACCCACTGGTGGGACGCCTGGACCCCGGCCCGACCGGGCCGGCCAGCCGCGGATTATTTCTGGTCAATGCCATCTCGGATTTGGTGCGTACCCACACCGGGAGTACCGGGACGACGATCCAGGCCTATCTGCGGATGACTCCCTCGTCCGGGCCGGTGGGCTGA
- a CDS encoding TetR/AcrR family transcriptional regulator: MSGHAERGEPATRRRGDKHRQAIMQAVRELLEERPFSELSVSTISLRAGVGRSGFYFYFDSKYAVLAQIVAEATQELEELTQFFAPRGPDESPEQFAKRMVGSAAAVYAHNDPVMAACNAARYTDVEIQGMLEQQFEVVVNEIVAVVEAEIKAGTANPISDDIPTLVRTLTGTTAMLLTGDPAFIGRGDDDIDRRVRLLEQLWLNSLWGGGRG; this comes from the coding sequence ATGAGCGGCCATGCGGAGCGGGGCGAGCCAGCCACGCGGCGTCGCGGCGACAAACACCGGCAGGCGATCATGCAGGCGGTGCGGGAACTCCTGGAGGAACGCCCGTTTTCCGAGCTGTCGGTCAGCACCATCAGTCTGCGCGCCGGAGTGGGCCGATCCGGCTTCTACTTCTACTTCGACTCCAAATACGCCGTGCTCGCACAGATCGTCGCCGAGGCCACCCAGGAGCTGGAAGAACTCACCCAATTCTTCGCCCCCCGCGGGCCCGACGAGTCACCCGAGCAGTTCGCGAAGCGGATGGTGGGCAGTGCCGCCGCCGTCTACGCACACAACGACCCGGTGATGGCGGCCTGTAACGCCGCCCGCTACACCGACGTCGAAATCCAGGGCATGCTTGAGCAGCAGTTCGAGGTCGTGGTGAACGAGATCGTCGCCGTCGTCGAGGCGGAGATAAAGGCCGGGACCGCCAATCCGATCAGCGATGACATCCCGACCCTGGTGCGCACCCTCACCGGTACCACCGCGATGTTGTTGACCGGCGACCCAGCCTTCATCGGCCGCGGCGACGACGACATCGACCGTCGCGTCCGCCTTCTCGAGCAGTTATGGCTGAACTCCCTGTGGGGTGGCGGCCGGGGGTAG
- a CDS encoding FadR/GntR family transcriptional regulator, with protein MRESSIELQVSPAPRLGETKKLAATIAREIEADIVRRGWPVGESLGSEPALQQRYGVSRSVLREAVRLVEHHRVARMRRGPGGGLLISEPDAGPATRAVVIYLEYLGTTLTDLLNARLVLEPLAASLAAERIDEAGIQRLRATQHWRPDLPAPRDEFHIALAEQSKNPVLQLFIDVLTRLTARYALRSRTDSDSEAIEALDHMHSDHAEIVAAVTAGDAARAMTLSQRHVEAVTAWLQQHYPGGSVRPRDRGGRRRRPADAEVPHGKRAEVLAAAIGDEIGSGGWREGEVFGTETGLLERYRVSRAVLREAVRLLEYHSVAHMRRGPGGGLIVTTPHAQASIDTIALYLQFRQPSRDDLRCVRDAIEIDNVAAVVERRAEPEVTGFLRLHRSALDHGARGGDDVHQASWEEGRFHVGLAQLAGNALLDLFLRIIVELFRRHWSSTGQEPPAHTDLVAVEHAHLRIIEAIEAGDDSLARYRMRRHLDAAASWWL; from the coding sequence TTGCGGGAGTCCAGCATTGAGCTTCAGGTAAGCCCAGCGCCGCGCCTGGGCGAGACGAAGAAGCTGGCCGCGACGATTGCCCGCGAGATCGAGGCGGACATCGTTCGCCGCGGGTGGCCCGTCGGGGAATCGCTGGGTTCAGAACCCGCGCTGCAACAGCGCTATGGAGTGAGTCGCTCGGTGCTGCGCGAGGCCGTCCGGCTCGTCGAGCACCATCGGGTGGCTCGGATGCGGCGCGGGCCGGGTGGCGGGCTGCTGATCAGTGAGCCCGACGCGGGGCCGGCGACCCGGGCGGTGGTTATTTATCTCGAGTACCTGGGTACCACGCTCACGGATCTGCTCAACGCGCGTCTGGTGCTCGAGCCGCTGGCGGCCTCGCTTGCGGCGGAACGGATCGACGAGGCCGGCATCCAGCGGCTGCGCGCGACGCAGCACTGGCGGCCGGATCTGCCCGCGCCGCGCGACGAGTTCCACATCGCGCTCGCCGAGCAGTCGAAAAACCCGGTGTTGCAGTTGTTTATCGACGTACTGACGAGGCTGACCGCGCGCTACGCTCTTCGGTCTCGAACCGACTCGGACAGTGAAGCCATCGAAGCCCTCGACCACATGCACAGCGATCACGCCGAAATCGTCGCCGCGGTAACCGCCGGCGATGCTGCCCGCGCCATGACGCTGTCGCAGCGACATGTCGAAGCGGTGACCGCCTGGCTGCAGCAGCACTACCCGGGCGGTTCGGTGCGCCCGCGCGACCGCGGCGGCCGCAGGCGCCGGCCGGCCGACGCGGAAGTCCCGCACGGCAAGCGTGCTGAGGTCCTGGCGGCCGCCATTGGCGACGAGATCGGCTCCGGCGGCTGGCGTGAGGGTGAGGTCTTCGGCACCGAGACCGGGCTGCTCGAGCGCTATCGGGTGAGTCGTGCGGTGCTGCGGGAAGCGGTGCGGTTGCTCGAATACCACTCGGTCGCGCACATGCGCCGCGGACCCGGCGGCGGTCTGATTGTCACCACTCCCCATGCGCAGGCCAGCATCGACACGATCGCGTTGTACCTGCAGTTCCGCCAACCGAGCCGCGACGACCTGCGGTGCGTGCGGGACGCGATCGAAATCGACAACGTGGCCGCTGTCGTCGAGCGGCGGGCCGAACCCGAGGTGACCGGCTTTCTGCGGCTGCACCGGTCCGCACTCGATCACGGCGCCCGCGGTGGCGATGACGTGCATCAGGCGAGCTGGGAAGAGGGCCGGTTCCACGTCGGGCTGGCCCAACTGGCCGGCAACGCGCTGTTGGACCTGTTTTTGCGGATCATCGTTGAGCTGTTTCGCCGGCACTGGTCCAGCACGGGTCAGGAGCCGCCCGCCCACACCGACCTCGTCGCCGTCGAGCATGCCCACCTGCGGATCATCGAGGCGATCGAGGCCGGCGATGACAGCTTGGCGCGCTACCGCATGCGTCGTCACCTCGATGCCGCCGCGTCCTGGTGGCTGTGA
- a CDS encoding 2-isopropylmalate synthase: protein MPRSLRHRADAMSWESFVATYGQAAGRLRLRHWKCADAERPAARLGTQARNFRAMISVGESVSTCTAAASGPIAALTAMLHERGIAIETLKFHQMTSTDCTATFICGSNGTRAEWAMGLAEDPTQSALSALIACANRLTD, encoded by the coding sequence ATGCCGCGCAGTCTTCGACATCGGGCCGACGCGATGAGCTGGGAGAGCTTCGTCGCGACGTACGGCCAGGCCGCCGGCCGACTGCGGCTGCGGCACTGGAAGTGCGCCGACGCGGAGCGACCCGCGGCGCGTCTGGGCACCCAGGCCCGCAACTTCCGGGCGATGATCTCCGTCGGCGAGTCCGTCAGCACCTGCACCGCGGCCGCCAGCGGGCCGATCGCCGCACTCACCGCAATGCTGCACGAGCGCGGCATCGCCATCGAGACACTCAAGTTCCATCAGATGACGTCGACCGACTGCACCGCCACGTTCATCTGCGGCAGCAACGGCACTCGCGCCGAGTGGGCGATGGGCCTCGCCGAGGACCCGACCCAGTCGGCGCTGTCCGCGCTGATCGCATGCGCCAATCGGCTGACGGACTGA